From a single Rosa rugosa chromosome 7, drRosRugo1.1, whole genome shotgun sequence genomic region:
- the LOC133720744 gene encoding protein CANDIDATE G-PROTEIN COUPLED RECEPTOR 7-like has product MKSKMTKLPLVFVAVVLVALASLAAAEIKSLTISSDTRPMILFEKFGFTHTGHVSIRVSAVSVTSKLPDTDPSRLGFFLLSEESLLQVLIEIQQNPQLCVLDSRYITHLFDFRSLSPPPSSTFDHSYPVSSPNEYSLFFANCAPETTVTMDVHTAVYNLDPDGSPDYLSAGLTHLPSLFSVFSIAYLAFLGFWIYICYTNKRSTHRIHILMAGLLLMKALNLISAAEDKHYVKVTGTAHGWDVLFYIFQFLRVVLLFTVIVLIGTGWSFLKPFLQEREKKVLMIVIPLQVLANLASVVIGETGPFIKDWVTWNQVFLLVDIICCCAIIFPIVWSIRSLRETSKTDGKAARNLAKLTLFRQFYIVVIGYLYFTRIVVFALRTIAAYKYQWVSNAAEETASLVFYMVMFYMFRPVERNEYFVLDDEEEEAAEMALRDEEFEL; this is encoded by the coding sequence ATGAAGAGCAAAATGACGAAACTACCCCTCGTCTTCGTCGCCGTCGTCCTGGTGGCCCTGGCTTCCCTGGCCGCGGCGGAGATCAAGTCCCTGACCATCTCCTCCGACACCCGCCCCATGATCCTCTTCGAGAAATTCGGCTTCACCCACACCGGCCACGTCTCCATCCGCGTCTCCGCCGTCTCCGTCACCTCCAAGCTCCCCGACACCGACCCCTCCCGCCTCggcttcttcctcctctccgaGGAGTCCCTCCTCCAGGTCCTCATCGAGATCCAGCAGAACCCTCAGCTCTGCGTCTTGGACTCCCGCTACATCACCCACCTCTTCGACTTCCGCTCCCTCTCTCCGCCGCCGAGCTCCACCTTCGACCACTCCTACCCTGTCTCCTCCCCCAACGAGTACAGCCTCTTCTTCGCCAACTGCGCGCCCGAGACCACCGTCACCATGGACGTCCACACCGCGGTCTACAATCTCGACCCCGACGGCTCCCCTGACTACCTCTCCGCCGGCCTCACCCACCTCCCTTCTCTCTTCTCCGTCTTCTCCATCGCCTACCTCGCCTTCCTAGGGTTCTGGATCTACATCTGCTACACCAACAAGCGCTCCACCCACCGGATCCACATCCTCATGGCCGGCCTCCTCCTCATGAAGGCCTTGAATCTGATCTCCGCCGCCGAGGACAAGCACTACGTCAAGGTCACCGGCACCGCGCACGGCTGGGATGTGCTCTTCTACATTTTCCAGTTCCTGCGTGTGGTTCTCTTGTTCACGGTCATCGTTTTGATCGGGACCGGGTGGTCCTTCTTGAAGCCGTTTCTGCAAGAGAGGGAGAAGAAGGTGTTGATGATTGTGATCCCTCTCCAGGTTTTGGCCAATTTGGCTTCGGTTGTGATCGGCGAGACCGGGCCGTTTATCAAAGATTGGGTCACCTGGAACCAGGTGTTCTTGTTGGTTGATATCATTTGCTGCTGTGCTATCATTTTCCCCATTGTGTGGTCGATCAGGTCTCTGAGGGAGACATCCAAGACCGACGGCAAGGCGGCCAGGAACTTGGCCAAGTTGACTCTTTTCAGGCAGTTCTACATCGTGGTTATTGGGTACTTGTACTTCACAAGGATTGTGGTCTTTGCCCTTAGGACAATTGCGGCCTATAAGTACCAGTGGGTGAGCAATGCCGCCGAGGAGACTGCTAGTCTTGTGTTTTACATGGTCATGTTCTATATGTTCAGGCCGGTGGAGAGGAACGAGTACTTTGTTCTCGATGACGAGGAAGAAGAGGCTGCGGAGATGGCTCTAAGGGACGAAGAGTTTGAGCTTTGA
- the LOC133722837 gene encoding uncharacterized protein LOC133722837 gives MPNPRQECWKDAEDIALCIAVVTVGEDGSNGTSQEKKKLWERIHEVYETCKPAGGVVRLGGGCDGRWKKIRPACARWRQALNKAALLRGSGDNATDEILQAKSIYRTLAKGEEFAFEHCWPILKDTKKFSNPPGMNVGSSSFPTSINLEDDGTPASESPSSSNVHARPPGQKAQKAAKKKSRQDETGELLLQMQRIADQGERDLEYRLRLREETKLAEQHADDARTMKVDPSIFTPKKRSYWERKQAQIIEREEQSSSASAFRQPSFSAEENTPHSENDSNLDLYVPVQETQWMGRN, from the exons ATGCCTAACCCAAGACAAGAGTGTTGGAAGGACGCCGAAGATATAGCCTTGTGCATAGCTGTAGTTACCGTTGGTGAAGACGGCTCTAATGGTACTagtcaagagaaaaaaaaattgtgggaGCGTATACATGAAGTATACGAGACTTGCAAGCCTGCCGGAGGCGTGGTTAGATTGGGAGGAGGGTGTGACGGTCGTTGGAAAAAGATTAGACCGGCATGCGCTCGATGGCGTCAAGCTCTTAACAAAGCGGCACTTCTTCGAGGAAGTGGTGATAATGCCACCGACGAG ATATTACAAGCTAAGTCAATCTATCGTACCTTAGCTAAAGGAGAGGAGTTTGCGTTTGAGCATTGTTGGCCAATATTAAAGGATACAAAAAAGTTTAGCAATCCTCCGGGCATGAATGTCGGTAGCTCAAGTTTTCCTACCTCTATCAACTTAGAGGATGACGGCACTCCCGCGAGTGAGTCCCCAAGCTCTTCAAATGTGCATGCACGCCCCCCAGGTCAAAAAGCTCAAAAGGCTGCTAAGAAAAAATCCAGGCAAGACGAAACAGGTGAACTCTTATTGCAAATGCAAAGGATTGCAGACCAAGGAGAGCGCGATCTCGAATACAGGCTGCGACTCAGGGAGGAGACTAAATTAGCTGAGCAGCACGCGGATGATGCTCGCACAATGAAAGTGGATCCGTCAATTTTCACACCCAAAAAAAGGAGTTATTGGGAGAGGAAGCAAGCACAGATTATTGAGAGGGAGGAACAAAGCTCTAGTGCTAGTGCATTTCGTCAACCCTCCTTTTCTGCAGAAGAAAATACACCACATAGTGAAAATGACTCTAACTTGGACCTCTACGTGCCAGTTCAAGAGACTCAATGGATGGGGAGAAATTAG
- the LOC133722230 gene encoding uncharacterized protein LOC133722230, translated as MTSVCISNCVNDTRDPRVPVRATYVNLYKWPESDAEFVRSVSSKGRRSSAAGMPHWHHQHPRVVDSISCRQMYLRSYTFTRKETVPEKTQKCFGRVKEKMVTNNDERKRKKKKKKGKKSKCLVLRKVKEFSTAALFRIFQRLLSCSASVDVVNHDQD; from the coding sequence ATGACCTCAGTTTGCATATCAAACTGTGTCAACGACACGCGCGATCCCCGCGTGCCGGTCCGGGCCACCTACGTCAACCTGTACAAGTGGCCTGAGTCGGACGCGGAGTTCGTGCGGTCGGTGAGCTCCAAAGGGCGGCGATCCAGTGCGGCGGGGATGCCGCATTGGCACCACCAACACCCTAGAGTGGTGGACAGCATATCATGCAGGCAAATGTACCTGAGGAGCTACACGTTCACGAGGAAAGAGACCGTGCCGGAGAAGACCCAGAAGTGCTTTGGCAGAGTCAAGGAGAAAATGGTAACTAACAacgatgagaggaagaggaagaagaagaagaagaagggtaagAAGAGTAAGTGTTTGGTTCTGAGGAAAGTGAAGGAGTTTTCAACTGCTGCTCTGTTTAGAATCTTTCAGAGGCTTTTGTCTTGTTCTGCTAGTGTAGATGTTGTGAATCATGATCAAGATTAA